One Leclercia pneumoniae genomic region harbors:
- a CDS encoding AIPR family protein — MKNEDFYKVIDSQLMDVINSEVYSNYFSTFNQDNQKKSFAFLIWFLRNYADISNVEDYITDGCDDSSCDIILERVDSQGVVTYYVVQSKWNAINNCESEFESKELKSFLSDVQSVLKGDKAKGTNEKFNNQYDKLREHIKKNGRVKVIYLSLKNNCDNCQGNIDSFKKTMDGDIDIEGFDINRLKIDYISREFKKSYPPNPLENIYDPSLDKIRIEICRDSGNSCVEINSPFDAYVFLIKPKLLFELVTKYGVSLFNKNVRNPLLTSAINSEIKNTIHKNPAYFWYYNNGITAITRKIPKLSNEAIEFEVTGLQVINGAQTAYSIYTAYKDCSPAERAILDEEARITFRLLKSGGDDFDLKVTKYTNSQNPVSDRDFWSNDMLQKRIQDYFFNTNYWYERREGEFRELPAGIAVISNKYFANAHLSFNLGGAVDVVKSAMQDRVDDLDLVFTSRLDNKDGLYEKIFNEGTMPEDVHASFIMLDQVTELPSFKKSFSQLMYTNCFHVLSISRVVMDKYLRMKYGSNAKTTPFILKVSKNVDIGGEIEIIRKIIAFSVELLGSNVNKRDDDEVNDYIFNLMTKSAYFEIILDEVRTLDFTVEDIEGQGLELYLEDEDEDEDEDEDEDEKEKENDLEKKVTVNKTSIH, encoded by the coding sequence ATGAAAAATGAAGATTTTTATAAAGTTATAGATAGCCAGCTAATGGATGTCATTAATAGTGAGGTGTATTCGAACTATTTTTCTACATTCAATCAAGACAATCAAAAAAAATCCTTTGCTTTTCTTATCTGGTTTTTAAGAAACTACGCAGACATTAGTAATGTTGAGGATTACATTACTGATGGTTGTGATGATTCGTCTTGCGATATAATCCTTGAACGAGTTGATTCTCAAGGTGTAGTTACTTATTATGTTGTCCAGTCAAAATGGAATGCAATAAATAATTGCGAGTCTGAATTTGAAAGCAAAGAATTAAAATCTTTTTTGAGCGACGTGCAAAGTGTATTAAAGGGAGATAAAGCAAAAGGTACCAATGAAAAGTTCAATAATCAATATGATAAATTAAGAGAACACATTAAAAAAAATGGTCGTGTTAAAGTTATATATTTATCTCTTAAAAACAACTGTGATAATTGCCAAGGGAATATCGATTCATTTAAAAAAACTATGGATGGGGATATTGATATAGAAGGGTTTGATATTAATCGTTTGAAAATAGATTATATAAGTAGAGAATTCAAGAAAAGTTACCCGCCAAATCCGCTTGAAAATATTTACGATCCCAGTTTAGATAAGATTAGAATTGAAATTTGTCGAGATTCAGGCAATAGCTGTGTGGAGATAAACTCACCTTTTGATGCTTATGTTTTTTTGATTAAACCAAAATTGTTATTTGAGTTGGTAACAAAGTATGGTGTTTCTCTTTTTAACAAGAATGTAAGGAACCCATTACTTACATCTGCGATAAATTCTGAAATTAAGAATACAATTCATAAAAACCCAGCATATTTTTGGTATTACAATAATGGGATTACTGCGATAACTAGAAAAATACCAAAGTTAAGCAACGAAGCAATAGAGTTTGAAGTGACAGGACTTCAAGTCATTAATGGCGCGCAAACTGCGTACTCAATTTATACCGCGTATAAGGACTGCAGTCCGGCGGAACGTGCAATTTTAGATGAAGAGGCAAGAATTACTTTTAGGTTACTAAAATCAGGCGGTGATGATTTCGATTTGAAAGTTACAAAATATACAAACTCTCAAAACCCTGTTTCTGATCGTGATTTTTGGTCCAATGATATGCTTCAAAAAAGAATTCAGGATTATTTTTTCAATACTAATTATTGGTATGAAAGAAGAGAGGGTGAATTCAGGGAGTTGCCTGCTGGTATTGCTGTAATATCAAATAAATATTTTGCCAACGCTCACTTAAGTTTCAATCTTGGAGGGGCTGTTGATGTTGTTAAATCTGCTATGCAAGATAGGGTTGATGATTTAGATCTCGTATTTACTTCTCGGTTAGATAATAAGGATGGTTTATATGAGAAAATATTTAATGAGGGAACCATGCCTGAGGATGTACATGCATCATTTATTATGTTGGATCAAGTTACGGAATTACCATCTTTTAAAAAATCTTTTTCTCAGTTAATGTATACAAATTGCTTTCATGTTTTAAGTATATCTAGAGTTGTAATGGATAAGTACTTAAGAATGAAGTATGGATCAAATGCTAAAACAACACCATTTATACTAAAAGTTTCAAAGAATGTTGACATTGGTGGTGAGATCGAAATTATACGTAAAATCATTGCTTTCTCAGTTGAATTGCTTGGGAGTAATGTCAATAAACGTGATGATGATGAAGTAAATGATTATATATTCAATCTTATGACAAAGTCAGCTTATTTTGAAATCATACTCGATGAAGTTAGAACGTTGGATTTTACAGTCGAGGATATTGAAGGCCAAGGGTTGGAATTGTATTTAGAAGATGAAGATGAAGATGAAGATGAAGATGAAGATGAAGATGAAAAAGAAAAAGAAAATGATTTAGAGAAAAAGGTTACTGTTAATAAAACTTCCATTCATTAA
- a CDS encoding phage polarity suppression protein, whose amino-acid sequence MNEITLEQAFQTCQENKSTWLSRKSELAEAERKYQELFAAGNDNGARSLQMLRDIIDVKKWEVNQTAGRYIRSHEEMQRISIRNRLDDFMVSHGAELAAALAPELMGYHGQHSTVKQCVMQHSMQYLREALVVWLARGEKINYSAQDSELLTAAGFRPDAASRADNREKFTPAQNQNYVNKRAELAAR is encoded by the coding sequence ATGAATGAGATAACACTGGAGCAGGCATTTCAAACCTGTCAGGAAAATAAAAGCACCTGGCTTAGCCGTAAAAGTGAACTGGCGGAGGCTGAGCGGAAATATCAGGAACTATTTGCGGCCGGGAATGACAACGGTGCCCGGTCACTGCAAATGCTGCGCGATATTATTGATGTAAAAAAATGGGAAGTGAACCAGACCGCCGGGCGCTATATCCGTTCGCATGAGGAGATGCAGCGTATCAGCATCCGTAACCGGCTGGATGATTTCATGGTGTCGCATGGTGCTGAGCTGGCCGCCGCGCTGGCACCTGAGCTCATGGGTTATCACGGGCAGCACAGCACCGTAAAACAATGCGTCATGCAGCATTCAATGCAGTATCTGCGTGAAGCACTTGTGGTCTGGCTGGCCAGAGGCGAAAAAATTAATTATTCAGCACAGGACAGTGAATTATTAACGGCAGCAGGATTCAGGCCTGACGCGGCTTCGCGGGCTGATAATCGTGAAAAATTCACCCCTGCACAAAATCAGAATTACGTGAATAAACGCGCTGAACTGGCCGCCCGGTAG
- a CDS encoding ogr/Delta-like zinc finger family protein, whose protein sequence is MMRCPFCRNAAHARTSRYLSDTVKQTYHQCVNVFCSASFRTLESLDKVISPPAEKEEEAPAQVTPAARIADRARPSVRH, encoded by the coding sequence ATGATGCGCTGTCCGTTCTGCCGGAATGCCGCCCATGCCCGAACCAGTCGTTATCTGTCAGATACGGTTAAGCAGACCTATCACCAGTGCGTAAATGTCTTCTGCTCTGCTTCCTTCCGCACGCTGGAATCCCTCGACAAGGTGATAAGTCCGCCAGCGGAGAAAGAAGAGGAGGCACCGGCTCAGGTAACACCCGCAGCCCGGATTGCAGACCGCGCGCGCCCGTCCGTGCGTCACTGA
- a CDS encoding capsid protein, which produces MKKDTLTAMMNTFGSTQDEKTRTLLENIMKTVNAEASQKATASMDNALQSFSQAKAAHTESMLKLNDIGAAITRSEKERQSALDESAEAEQNWRTRFRQLRGVMTPELKAEHSQRVAGRELAEEFTALIGELETDKSSAMLDACRSGKEYVIAHQEAFSVCANNAWSAVMENISPALVRAFSLRLRELEMKGDENASSTLIQELGVHLLTQSRFYSFNMEQEPVLSQLGLHRPALTGVDMELYKSPARRMKLGKELAEKKQAQRNNK; this is translated from the coding sequence ATGAAAAAAGACACCCTCACGGCAATGATGAATACCTTTGGCAGCACGCAGGACGAGAAGACCCGGACGCTGCTCGAAAACATCATGAAAACCGTGAATGCCGAGGCCAGCCAGAAGGCAACTGCCAGCATGGACAACGCACTGCAATCATTCAGCCAGGCAAAAGCTGCCCACACTGAGAGCATGCTGAAGCTGAACGATATCGGGGCGGCCATCACCCGGAGTGAGAAAGAGCGTCAGAGCGCGCTTGATGAAAGTGCCGAGGCAGAGCAGAACTGGCGCACCCGGTTCCGTCAGTTGCGCGGGGTAATGACGCCGGAGCTCAAAGCCGAACACAGCCAGCGGGTGGCCGGTCGTGAGCTGGCAGAAGAATTCACCGCCCTGATTGGTGAGCTGGAGACGGATAAAAGCAGTGCCATGCTCGATGCCTGCCGGAGCGGAAAGGAATATGTCATCGCCCATCAGGAAGCATTTTCTGTCTGTGCAAATAATGCCTGGTCTGCGGTGATGGAAAATATCAGTCCGGCTCTGGTACGGGCATTTTCCCTGCGTCTGCGTGAGCTGGAAATGAAAGGGGATGAGAACGCCAGCAGTACGCTGATTCAGGAGCTGGGCGTGCATTTGCTGACGCAGAGCCGTTTCTACTCATTCAATATGGAGCAGGAGCCTGTTCTTTCGCAGCTTGGCCTGCATCGCCCGGCGCTGACCGGCGTTGATATGGAACTCTATAAAAGCCCGGCACGCCGTATGAAACTTGGCAAAGAACTGGCTGAAAAGAAGCAGGCTCAGAGGAATAACAAATGA
- a CDS encoding helix-turn-helix transcriptional regulator, with translation MHTAFSSPSSAPVAPLMPVSDAVQERFIRLPEVIHLCGLSRSTIYDLISREAFPKQISLGGKNVAWAQSEITAWMADRIAERNRGYDA, from the coding sequence ATGCACACCGCTTTTTCTTCCCCGTCTTCTGCCCCAGTAGCCCCGTTGATGCCGGTATCTGACGCCGTTCAGGAGCGCTTTATCCGCCTGCCCGAAGTGATCCACTTGTGCGGCCTTTCTCGCTCGACGATTTATGACCTCATCAGCCGAGAGGCTTTCCCGAAGCAAATCTCGCTCGGAGGTAAAAACGTGGCGTGGGCGCAGTCTGAAATCACCGCATGGATGGCAGATCGCATTGCTGAACGTAACCGGGGCTATGACGCATGA
- a CDS encoding host cell division inhibitor Icd-like protein, translating to MMMAVQQTTPFSGLHPLYVSWYSFFAVAKSAAGIGVPRNSMATPDAPCVFFFVVAQAHPFSGLWCLFVHYGSSKIMVVRAGQPSGWPVSIEAGYANPVRAATSEIGVSGGSNNRYSMEAAIMATTLTPSHPQFIFVFAAVRRADRKPRICMLRTIAGNEQAARLSLVRDYVLSFAGRLPVAEVCA from the coding sequence ATGATGATGGCCGTTCAGCAAACAACCCCTTTTTCTGGCTTGCATCCGTTGTATGTTTCCTGGTACAGTTTTTTTGCTGTCGCAAAATCGGCAGCCGGAATTGGCGTTCCGCGAAACTCAATGGCGACACCAGACGCGCCATGCGTCTTTTTTTTCGTCGTAGCTCAGGCACACCCATTTTCCGGGCTGTGGTGTCTATTTGTGCACTACGGTTCCAGCAAGATAATGGTAGTCCGGGCGGGGCAGCCTTCGGGCTGGCCGGTATCCATTGAGGCCGGTTACGCCAACCCCGTTCGGGCTGCCACCAGTGAAATTGGCGTTTCCGGTGGTAGCAATAACCGTTACTCAATGGAGGCTGCCATCATGGCTACGACCCTCACCCCGTCACATCCGCAGTTTATCTTTGTGTTTGCCGCTGTTCGTCGTGCAGACCGTAAACCCCGTATCTGCATGCTCCGCACTATCGCCGGTAATGAACAGGCCGCACGCCTTTCCCTCGTTCGCGATTACGTTCTCTCGTTCGCTGGCCGCCTGCCGGTAGCGGAGGTGTGCGCATGA
- a CDS encoding DUF5375 domain-containing protein: MKQPLPPVLRAALYRRAVACAWLIVCERQRRYPHLTLDALESAIAAELEGFYLRQHGEEKGRQIACALLEDLMEAGPLKAAPSLSFLGLAVMDELCARHITSPVLH; this comes from the coding sequence ATGAAACAGCCGTTACCGCCCGTACTGCGTGCTGCTCTCTACCGCCGCGCCGTGGCCTGTGCATGGCTGATTGTGTGCGAACGTCAGCGCCGCTATCCCCATCTCACCCTCGACGCGCTGGAAAGCGCCATTGCCGCCGAGCTGGAGGGCTTTTACCTGCGCCAGCATGGCGAGGAAAAAGGCCGTCAGATTGCCTGCGCACTGCTGGAAGATTTGATGGAAGCCGGGCCGCTTAAGGCCGCCCCGTCACTGTCTTTTCTGGGGCTCGCCGTGATGGATGAACTCTGCGCCCGCCATATCACATCGCCTGTACTGCACTGA
- a CDS encoding primase-helicase zinc-binding domain-containing protein, with protein MKMNVTDTVKQACGHWPRILPALGVKVVKNRHQACPVCGGSDRFRFDDKEGRGTWFCNQCGAGDGLKLIEKVFGVSASEAAGKVSALTGNLPPVAPEGIAAAGAENDAERKAAAAMAVKLMEKTCTGTGNAYLTRKGFPDNECVMLTATHKTGGVTYSAGDLVVALHDHSGALVNLQLINADGLKRALKGGAVKGACHIIEGQKQAGKRLWIAEGYATALTVHHLTGETVMVALSSVNLLSLASLTRQKHPACQIVLAADRDLSGDGQTKAAAAARACEGIVALPPVFGDWNDAFMKQGEDATRKAIYGAVQPAAQSPFDTMSEAEFTAMSASEKAMRVHEHYGESLAVDANGQLLSRYENGIWKVIPSSDFARDVAGLFQRLRAPFSSGRIASVVETLKLIIPQQATPARRLIGFRNGVLDTQSGIFSPHSKSHWLRTLCDVDFTPPVEGETLETHAPNFWRWLDRAAGGSADKRDVILAALFMVLANRYDWQLFLEVTGPGGSGKSVLAEIATLLAGEDNATSADIDTLEDPRKRASLIGFSLIRLPDQEKWSGDGAGLKAITGGDAVSVDPKYQNPYSTHIPAVIIAVNNNPMRFTDRSGGVSRRRVIIHFPEQIAPEERDPQLKDKIACELAVIVRQLMQQFSDPMTARALLQSQQNSNEALSIKRDADPTFDFCGYLEALPQTSGMFMGNANIIPRQPRNYLYHAYLVYMEANGYRNVLSLKMFGLGLPMMLKEYGINYEKRHTKQGTQTNLTLREDSNGDWLPKCDEPTAT; from the coding sequence ATGAAAATGAACGTAACGGACACCGTTAAACAGGCGTGCGGCCACTGGCCGCGCATTCTCCCGGCGCTGGGGGTGAAAGTGGTCAAAAACCGTCATCAGGCCTGCCCGGTGTGTGGCGGCTCAGACCGCTTCCGTTTTGATGATAAAGAGGGGCGCGGGACGTGGTTCTGTAACCAGTGCGGCGCAGGTGATGGCCTGAAACTGATAGAGAAGGTGTTCGGCGTATCGGCTTCAGAGGCAGCAGGAAAGGTCAGTGCCCTGACCGGCAACCTGCCGCCGGTTGCCCCGGAAGGGATTGCGGCCGCAGGGGCGGAAAACGATGCTGAACGCAAAGCGGCCGCCGCGATGGCCGTAAAACTCATGGAGAAAACCTGCACGGGCACCGGCAACGCCTACCTGACCCGCAAGGGCTTCCCCGATAATGAGTGTGTGATGCTGACGGCCACGCATAAAACCGGCGGTGTGACATACAGTGCCGGTGATTTGGTTGTTGCGCTGCATGACCATTCCGGCGCCCTGGTTAATCTTCAGCTTATCAATGCTGACGGTCTCAAACGAGCCCTGAAGGGCGGCGCAGTGAAAGGGGCATGCCATATCATCGAAGGGCAGAAACAGGCAGGAAAACGCCTGTGGATAGCAGAGGGCTATGCAACAGCACTCACCGTGCATCACCTGACTGGCGAAACCGTCATGGTGGCGCTGTCCTCCGTGAACCTTCTTTCTCTGGCGAGCCTTACCCGACAAAAGCACCCGGCGTGTCAGATTGTCCTCGCCGCCGACCGCGACCTCAGCGGTGACGGCCAGACCAAAGCCGCAGCCGCCGCACGAGCCTGTGAGGGGATTGTTGCCCTGCCGCCGGTATTTGGTGACTGGAATGATGCGTTTATGAAGCAGGGTGAGGACGCCACGCGCAAAGCTATCTATGGTGCCGTCCAGCCAGCCGCACAAAGTCCGTTCGACACCATGAGCGAGGCGGAATTTACCGCCATGAGCGCCAGCGAAAAAGCGATGCGGGTGCATGAGCATTACGGCGAATCGCTGGCCGTGGATGCGAACGGCCAGCTCCTTTCCCGCTACGAAAACGGCATCTGGAAAGTGATACCGTCCTCGGATTTCGCACGCGACGTGGCCGGGCTGTTCCAGCGCCTGCGCGCCCCGTTCTCGTCGGGGAGAATTGCCTCGGTGGTGGAGACGCTGAAACTGATTATTCCCCAGCAGGCCACCCCGGCGCGTCGGCTGATAGGTTTTCGTAACGGGGTGCTCGATACTCAAAGCGGGATATTCAGCCCACACAGCAAATCGCACTGGCTGCGCACGCTGTGCGATGTCGATTTTACTCCGCCTGTTGAGGGGGAAACGCTGGAAACCCATGCGCCGAATTTCTGGCGCTGGCTCGACCGCGCTGCCGGTGGCAGTGCTGATAAACGTGACGTTATACTCGCCGCGCTCTTTATGGTGCTGGCGAACCGCTACGACTGGCAGCTCTTTCTCGAAGTGACCGGGCCGGGTGGCAGCGGTAAAAGTGTCCTGGCTGAAATCGCAACCCTGCTCGCAGGAGAGGATAACGCCACCTCTGCCGATATCGACACACTGGAAGACCCGCGCAAGCGTGCATCTCTGATTGGCTTCTCACTGATACGCCTGCCTGACCAGGAAAAATGGAGCGGTGACGGCGCAGGGTTAAAAGCCATTACCGGCGGCGATGCGGTTTCGGTTGACCCGAAATACCAGAACCCTTATTCGACGCATATACCGGCTGTAATAATTGCCGTAAACAATAACCCGATGCGCTTCACCGACCGCAGCGGCGGTGTGTCCCGACGCCGGGTGATTATTCACTTCCCGGAGCAGATTGCGCCAGAAGAACGCGACCCGCAGCTTAAGGACAAAATTGCCTGCGAGTTGGCCGTTATTGTCCGACAGCTTATGCAGCAGTTCAGCGACCCGATGACCGCACGCGCACTGCTCCAGTCACAACAGAATTCTAACGAGGCGCTCAGCATCAAGCGCGACGCCGACCCGACGTTTGATTTTTGCGGCTATCTGGAGGCGCTGCCGCAAACCAGCGGAATGTTTATGGGGAATGCCAATATCATCCCGCGACAACCCCGTAACTATCTCTATCACGCCTATCTGGTCTATATGGAGGCTAACGGATACAGGAACGTACTCAGCCTGAAAATGTTCGGGCTGGGGCTGCCGATGATGCTGAAAGAGTACGGGATAAATTACGAGAAGCGACACACCAAACAGGGGACGCAGACCAATCTGACGCTCAGGGAGGACAGCAACGGCGACTGGCTGCCGAAGTGCGACGAACCCACAGCAACATAG
- a CDS encoding DUF6998 domain-containing protein, with protein METALLSDNHDKIVNILNEAKDVALRYYKLTSKPLGITGEIAEFEAATILGMSLCTARQTGYDAIEILNGEEHRVQIKGRYMPDPKKVSARVGAIDISKPFDSVLLVLLDENYDAFAMYEAPRDKIVAALEAPGSRARNERNQLGIAKFKSISSLRWSKVAKPEIL; from the coding sequence ATGGAAACAGCGTTGCTTTCTGATAACCATGACAAAATCGTAAACATACTTAATGAAGCCAAAGATGTGGCGCTAAGGTATTACAAGCTAACCAGTAAACCCCTCGGTATAACTGGTGAAATAGCTGAATTTGAAGCAGCAACTATTCTCGGAATGTCACTGTGTACGGCACGCCAGACCGGGTATGACGCGATCGAAATTCTGAACGGGGAAGAGCATCGAGTTCAAATCAAAGGCCGCTATATGCCTGATCCAAAGAAAGTTTCTGCACGTGTTGGCGCTATAGATATTTCGAAACCCTTCGATTCGGTACTGCTGGTTTTACTGGATGAAAATTATGATGCTTTTGCAATGTATGAAGCACCACGAGATAAAATCGTCGCAGCCCTGGAAGCTCCGGGATCAAGAGCAAGAAACGAGCGTAATCAGTTAGGCATTGCAAAATTCAAGTCAATTAGTAGCCTCCGTTGGAGCAAGGTTGCTAAACCTGAGATTCTTTAA
- a CDS encoding IS3 family transposase (programmed frameshift), whose protein sequence is MSGKRYPEEFKIEAVKQVVDRGHSVSSVATRLGITTHSLYAWIKAYGPDSSTNKVQSDAQAEIRRLQKELKRVTDERDIFKKSRGVLRKAVRLRYAFIRDNTYCWPVRLLCRVLDVHPSGFYAWLQQPDSRRHHADLRLTGLIKQFWLESGCVYGYRKIHLDLRDTGQQCGVNRVWRLMKRAGIRAQVGYRSPRARKGETSIVTPNRLQRQFNPEAPDERWVTDITYIRTHEGWLYLAVVVDLFSRKVIGWSMQPRMTKDIVLNALLMAVWRRNPQKQVLVHSDQGSQYTSYEWQSFLKSHGLEGSMSRRGNCHDNAVAESFFQLLKRERIKKKIYGTREEARGDIFDYIEMFYNSKRRHGSSDHMPPTEYEKQYYQRLGSV, encoded by the exons ATGAGCGGTAAGCGTTATCCCGAAGAGTTTAAAATTGAAGCGGTAAAACAGGTTGTTGATCGCGGCCATTCTGTTTCCAGCGTGGCAACACGTCTCGGTATCACCACCCACAGTCTTTATGCCTGGATAAAGGCATATGGCCCGGATTCCTCAACCAATAAAGTCCAGTCAGACGCTCAGGCTGAGATCCGACGCCTCCAGAAAGAGCTGAAGCGGGTTACCGACGAACGGGACATAT TTAAAAAAAGCCGCGGCGTACTTCGCAAAGCTGTCCGACTGAGGTACGCCTTTATCCGTGACAACACCTATTGCTGGCCTGTCCGACTGCTTTGTCGGGTGCTGGATGTGCATCCGAGTGGTTTTTACGCCTGGCTTCAGCAGCCGGATTCACGGCGGCATCATGCTGACCTGAGGCTGACGGGGCTGATAAAGCAGTTCTGGCTGGAGTCGGGTTGCGTTTATGGTTATCGCAAGATCCACCTCGACCTGCGGGATACCGGACAACAGTGCGGAGTTAACCGTGTCTGGCGACTGATGAAGCGTGCCGGGATAAGGGCTCAGGTCGGGTACCGTAGCCCACGGGCACGTAAGGGTGAAACCAGCATCGTGACGCCCAACAGGCTCCAGCGGCAGTTCAACCCGGAAGCACCGGATGAGCGTTGGGTAACGGACATCACCTACATCCGGACTCACGAAGGCTGGCTGTATCTGGCTGTGGTTGTTGACCTGTTCTCGCGCAAAGTTATTGGCTGGTCAATGCAGCCCCGGATGACAAAGGATATTGTCCTGAATGCACTTCTGATGGCCGTGTGGCGACGTAATCCTCAAAAGCAGGTGCTGGTTCATTCTGATCAAGGCAGTCAGTACACAAGCTATGAGTGGCAGTCGTTCCTGAAATCACACGGGCTGGAGGGCAGTATGAGCCGTCGCGGTAACTGTCATGACAACGCAGTCGCAGAAAGTTTTTTCCAGCTACTGAAACGTGAACGGATAAAGAAAAAGATCTACGGAACGCGAGAAGAAGCTCGCGGTGATATTTTTGATTACATCGAAATGTTTTATAACAGTAAGCGTCGGCATGGTTCGAGTGATCATATGCCACCAACTGAATACGAAAAACAATATTATCAGCGGCTCGGAAGTGTCTAG
- a CDS encoding type II toxin-antitoxin system HicB family antitoxin, translating into MIKTSNIMMIMEQPAVINFEAEIGAFRGTFLNVSGYCDFVANSIDGLRQQGEISLTEYLKDCAEEGIEPYCQEHLERLTLRVSSRLGSRLTAIAKQHAVSKNQLIVDVLEREFA; encoded by the coding sequence ATGATTAAAACCAGTAATATCATGATGATTATGGAGCAGCCTGCGGTAATAAATTTTGAGGCCGAAATTGGCGCTTTTCGGGGCACATTTCTCAATGTTTCCGGCTATTGTGATTTTGTCGCTAATAGTATCGATGGCCTTCGCCAGCAGGGTGAAATCTCACTCACAGAATATCTTAAGGATTGCGCAGAGGAGGGCATTGAACCCTACTGTCAGGAGCATCTGGAGCGTCTGACATTGCGCGTTTCAAGCCGTCTGGGATCGCGTTTAACAGCGATAGCTAAACAACATGCCGTTTCAAAGAATCAGCTCATTGTTGATGTTCTGGAGCGCGAATTTGCTTGA
- a CDS encoding type II toxin-antitoxin system HicA family toxin: MIQVSELNSRHRKTFDDVMTVPPKSGIKWDDVVSLIQYLGGKVKNGNGSRRRFVLSGSLWLTHQPHPGSVMDKGAVKGLQAWFEESVGVNYD; the protein is encoded by the coding sequence ATGATACAAGTCAGTGAACTCAATTCCAGACATCGTAAAACGTTTGATGACGTAATGACTGTGCCGCCTAAATCAGGCATCAAATGGGATGATGTCGTCAGTCTCATCCAATACCTCGGCGGTAAAGTCAAAAATGGCAATGGTTCAAGACGTCGTTTTGTCCTTTCAGGTTCACTCTGGCTGACGCATCAACCGCACCCGGGGAGTGTAATGGATAAAGGGGCGGTAAAAGGTTTACAGGCATGGTTCGAAGAGTCGGTAGGAGTTAATTATGATTAA
- a CDS encoding general stress protein, whose translation MADQRGGSGNFSQDREKASEAGKKGGQQSGGNFKNDPQRASEAGKKGGQNSHGGGRKSDNS comes from the coding sequence ATGGCAGATCAACGTGGTGGTTCAGGTAATTTCTCTCAAGACCGTGAAAAAGCGTCTGAAGCAGGGAAAAAAGGTGGTCAGCAAAGCGGCGGTAACTTTAAAAACGATCCGCAGCGCGCCTCTGAAGCTGGCAAAAAAGGAGGTCAGAATAGCCATGGTGGCGGACGGAAATCTGACAACTCCTAA
- a CDS encoding ferritin-like domain-containing protein: MNMKSMEDVFIHLLSDTYSAEKQLTRALAKLAREASSEKLSAAFKAHLEETQGQIERIDQVVESEPNLKIKRMKCVAMEGLIEEANEVIESTEKNEVRDAALIAAAQKVEHYEIASYGTLATLAEQLGYRKAVKLLAETLEEEKATDIKLTDLAVGNINQKAGK; this comes from the coding sequence ATGAATATGAAATCTATGGAAGATGTTTTTATTCATCTGCTATCAGACACCTACAGCGCAGAAAAGCAGCTGACACGTGCGCTGGCGAAACTTGCTCGTGAGGCTTCAAGTGAAAAATTGAGCGCCGCCTTTAAAGCGCACCTTGAAGAGACGCAAGGACAGATCGAACGTATTGATCAGGTTGTTGAATCTGAACCAAACCTGAAAATCAAACGAATGAAGTGTGTTGCGATGGAAGGCTTAATTGAAGAAGCCAATGAGGTCATCGAAAGCACCGAGAAAAATGAAGTCCGCGACGCGGCGTTAATCGCTGCCGCGCAGAAAGTCGAACATTACGAAATTGCCAGCTACGGCACCCTGGCGACCCTCGCCGAACAGTTAGGTTATCGCAAGGCGGTAAAACTGTTGGCTGAAACGCTGGAAGAAGAGAAAGCGACAGATATTAAACTGACTGATTTGGCCGTAGGCAACATCAATCAGAAAGCCGGTAAATAA